ATGCGCCCGGGAGCCTGAAACGAGCAGGCACTCCGGCGAAAAAAGAAATCGCCACTCCGGCGCGGACCCCCCAGTTGCGCCTGCAGCCGGTGGAAAAAGATCTTTCGACAGATGCAACGGACACGCCTGCGCAGCATCTCCAGCCGGGCGTAAGCCCGATAGCCGCGAGCCGCCCGATGGATCTTGCGGCCATGCGCAAGGCCAAGATGACGGAGACGCGTCTGCGCGAAACCTTTCGTCAGACCTTGCTGCGCCTCAAGCGCCCGCGCGAACGCAAGGCCGCGCTGACCGCCCTTGAACAGCTTGCGCAAACGACTGAAAATATCTGCACCGCGCACAAGCATATGTTCAGAGATTTCGGCGTCAGTCTGCGTCAGAATTCGCAACTCGCGCTGGCCCTTTTGTTCAGCCGCAGAGTGGTGGAACTGGCCCCGAATGATGACCATGCCCACTTCAACCTGGCCCGTATTCTCTGTTTGATGGGCCAATTTGATGAAGCCGCAGCCCATGTGCGCACAGCCATGAACATGGGTGGCGAAGAACCGTTGTACTTTCGTATGCTGGTGCATATTCGCAAAGAAATGCTGCAAAAACGGGAACAATCCGCCTCCCGTGACCGCTGATCATATTCAGGACAAACTCGTTTCGGCAGGAGCCTTTTGGCATGAATAAAGTGATTTTAAGTCTTCTCCTGGCAGTCTGCGTGTTGGGCATGGCCCTCATTATGCTCAATGAAAAGATGCGCAAGCCGGAGCAGATCCCCGTTGCTCAGGCGAGCATGAATCAGCAGGCCGCCGCTCCCGGCGTGGACAGCCAGACAGGGCCGGAGGCGGCATTGCCGACGCTCGGCGATGTCGCGCAGACTCCCAAAACCAGTGGGGGCGCGCAGCCCTATCTTCCCCCCCTGCCCGTGGAGTCCGGGCATACCCCGGCCGACACCGCTCCCCACCTGGGCGATAAAACCCCGTACAAGGCTGAAGCCGTTCCCGTGCACCCGCCGATGCCTGAGCCAGTGAAGCACAAGCCCGACCTTTCCGGCGCGCCTGAAAAATCCTCCGACGCCACCAAGCCCGAAGCGGCCAGCACCGCCGTTTCTGCCGCTCCTGCCGCGTCCGGCGCGCCCGCCGCTCCGGAAAAAGCCAGAACGCCGGAAAAAACCGCCCCTGCGGAAAAGCCCGCTCCCAGCAATACGGAAAAGGCCGCCAAGGCCGCGCCGCAAAAACTGGAAATCACGCGCTTTGTGGTTTTTGCCCGCGACAAGGGAGCAACCGTTCGCCTCGTGGGTACGGCTCCCCTCAACTACAAGAACATGACCCTCAACAATCCTGAAAGACTTGTGGTCGATCTGGACGGCAAGTGGCAGATCAAAGCGCCGGGCGTGCCCAAAAACCCCGTGGTTACCAATGTGCGACTGGGTAAAATGGACGGCCAGACCAGAGTTGTCATTGACCTTTCCGGCAAGCCGGCCAATGTCCGCTTTGTCCTGTCCAAGGACAAGCTCTCGCTGGACATCCGGGTGGATCAGTAGCCCGCGTGGCCCTGCTGCCGCCGGGCATTTAGGGAAACGCTGATTTATTCCGTTTGACGGCGTTGCTTCACTTTTTTTGAAACAGTCGAGGACAGAAGAGTCCACTCCTGCTTCAAAAAAAGATCGCGCCTTGCCAAACGAAATGACTACGCGTTTCCAGGAGGCTCTTTAATTAGTGCTTCCTTAGAATTTTCTGCCGACAAGGCCCCGACGTATGTCGGGGCCTTGGTGTTTCAACAGCCTTTCCACGCGGAACGCTTTTGCCTGCCTTCACCGCCGCAAGCCTCCCCCCGCCCGTAAAAAAAGGATGTGTGCAACGCCACGGCCGCATTTACACTTTGGGCGACCCTGCAAGAGTTCCGGGAAGGCACTGCCTGCCGCCCTCTTGAATTTTATGTCCGATTTGGGCAGGGTGGCGAAAAATTTGGGGCTTTAATGAATTTTCGTGATCTCGTCATGGTTTTTTCTTCGCTGGCCTCCATGGCGGCTGGCGTTTTTTTACCCCAGTTGGCGGCTCCTCTGGTGGCCATGCCACGTCTTATCCTCATATTTATGTTGTTCATGAGTTTTCTGGCCGTGGGCGTAGAAGAACTGCGGCAGGAAACCCGCACCATGGCTGTGCCGCTGTGTCTGCTGACCTTTTATCGACTCGTCTTGCTGCCGATACTCTGCCTGGCTGTCTTTCGCCTGATCATGCCGCAATTCGCCCTTGGGGCATTCTTGCTGGCCGCGTCGCCGGTGGGCGTCATGGCTGCGGTTTTTTCGCTCATGCTCAGAGCCAATACCGCCCTCATTCTTGTGGCCAATATCGCCACCTCACTGCTGCTGCCCCTGAGTCTGCCTGCCATGCTTTCGCTCACGGACAGCGCTTTGCGCCTGCTCGGCCTCACGCCGCTGAGCCTGCCCCCTCATCTGGAACTCGGGCATATGGGGCTTTCGCTCGCCGTGACCATTCTGCTGCCCTTCGCCGCTGCCCATCTGACCCGTACCTACTGGAACAAACTGCGCCGCACCTTGCTGCGACAGCAATTTCCCTTATTGACAGTCGCCATAGCTGTTTCCAACATTTCAATTTTCAGCAATTATGGCGATGTGTTGTTGAAATCCCCTTCATTCATTTTTCAGGCGCTGGGCGCGTCCTGCCTGCTCTGCGTTCTCATGACGCTGGCAGCGCTGCCCATCACCCGCCACATGACGCGACAGACACGACTGGCGTTTCTCATTTCATTCGGCGTCATCAACAACGTCCTGCTGATGATCGTCTGTATGGAATTCTTCAGCGCCACAGAAGCGCTTATGGCTGCCGCGTATCTCGTCCCGCTGTATATTTTGCTGTTCTACTATCGCCTGTACAGCCGAGAACCGGCACAGACGTAGCACGGGACGGAGATACACGACTTGGGCCGCCTGCGCGGCGGTTAACCCGCCTTGACAATCGCAAAATCATTGACGGGACTTCTAAGCCGCCTACGCGGCGGTTAACAAGCAAGCCGACAAGGTTATCGACATTCTCAACTTCTAAGCCGCCTACGCGGCGGTTAACCATCTGCAGAGAGGGTATACGGGGATGGGGAACTTCTAAGCCGCCTACGCGGCGGTTAACCAAAGTCAAACCTGGGTATGAGCTGCGTGAAGCTTCTAAGCCGCCTACGCGGCGGTTAACCAAATCCCGCGTGCAGACGCCCAAAAACTCAACTTCTAAGCCGCCTACGCGGCGGTTAACGCTCCCGGCGTGGGAGGCGCGCAGGGCGACCACTTCTAAGCCGCCTACGCGGCGGTTAACGCTCCCGGCGTGGGAGGCGCGCAGGGCGACCACTTCTAAGCCGCCTACGCGGCGGTTAACGCTCCCGGCGTGGGAGGCGCGCAGGGCGACCACTTCTAAGCCGCCTACGCGGCGGTTAACGCTTGCCCATGCGCGTTGGCAAATACCCGCCCCTTCTAAGCCGCCTACGCGGCGGTTAACGAGACCGTGCGCCCGGCGGCAATGGAAGTTGTCTTCTAAGCCGCCTACGCGGCGGTTAACGCTGGACGGCTCTTTATCGAGTTCCGGCGCAATTTCTAAGCCGCCTACGCGGCGGTTAACTTCATGCAGTATTCCACTTGCATTTTTTAGGACTTCTAAGCCGCCTACGCGGCGGTTAACCCGAACAGAATGGACATTTGATCAACCATGATCTTCTAAGCCGCCTACGCGGCGGTTAACGTAATTTGTGTCAGATTTGACACAAATATTCACTTCTAAGCCGCCTACGCGGCGGTTAACTATAAATCCACCCCCCAGGTCGCCCACATCGACTTCTAAGCCGCCTACGCGGCGGTTAACCCTACAAAATCCACGAAACGGCGCAGGATGGCCTTCTAAGCCGCCTACGCGGCGGTTAACTCTCTTACATTCGCCACGCTCGACACGTTCAACT
This DNA window, taken from Desulfovibrio sp. 86, encodes the following:
- a CDS encoding AMIN domain-containing protein is translated as MNKVILSLLLAVCVLGMALIMLNEKMRKPEQIPVAQASMNQQAAAPGVDSQTGPEAALPTLGDVAQTPKTSGGAQPYLPPLPVESGHTPADTAPHLGDKTPYKAEAVPVHPPMPEPVKHKPDLSGAPEKSSDATKPEAASTAVSAAPAASGAPAAPEKARTPEKTAPAEKPAPSNTEKAAKAAPQKLEITRFVVFARDKGATVRLVGTAPLNYKNMTLNNPERLVVDLDGKWQIKAPGVPKNPVVTNVRLGKMDGQTRVVIDLSGKPANVRFVLSKDKLSLDIRVDQ
- a CDS encoding symporter, translated to MNFRDLVMVFSSLASMAAGVFLPQLAAPLVAMPRLILIFMLFMSFLAVGVEELRQETRTMAVPLCLLTFYRLVLLPILCLAVFRLIMPQFALGAFLLAASPVGVMAAVFSLMLRANTALILVANIATSLLLPLSLPAMLSLTDSALRLLGLTPLSLPPHLELGHMGLSLAVTILLPFAAAHLTRTYWNKLRRTLLRQQFPLLTVAIAVSNISIFSNYGDVLLKSPSFIFQALGASCLLCVLMTLAALPITRHMTRQTRLAFLISFGVINNVLLMIVCMEFFSATEALMAAAYLVPLYILLFYYRLYSREPAQT